The following are encoded together in the Equus quagga isolate Etosha38 chromosome 1, UCLA_HA_Equagga_1.0, whole genome shotgun sequence genome:
- the POMT1 gene encoding protein O-mannosyl-transferase 1 isoform X3, which produces MLGFLQRPVVVTADINLNVVALTAVGLLSRLWRLSYPRAVVFDEVYYGQYISFYMKRIFFLDGSGPPLGHMLLALGGYLGGFDGNFLWNRIGAEYSSNVPVWSLRLLPALAGALSVPMAYQIVWELRFSHCAAMGAALLVLIENALITQARLMLLESVLIFFNLLAVLSYLKLCNSQKHGPFSLSWWFWLTLTGVACSCAVGIKYMGVFTYLLVLGVAAVHAWHLIGDRTLSNVCVLCHLLARAVALLVIPVIMYLLFFYVHLVLLCRSGPHDQIMSSAFQASLEGGLARITQGQPLEVAYGSQVTLRNVFGKPVPCWLHSHQNTYPMIYENGRGSSHQQQVTCYPFKDVNNWWIVKDPGRHQLVVNSPPRPVRHGDIVQLVHGMTTRLLNTHDVAAPLSPHSQEVSCYIDYNISMPAQNLWRLDIVNRESSTEVWKTILSEVRFVHVNTSAILKLSGAHLPDWGFRQLEVVGEKLSPGYHESMVWNVEEHRYGRSQEQKERELELHSPTQMDLSRNLSFMARFSELQWRMLTVRSDDSEHKYSSTPLDWVTLDTNIAYWLHPTTSVSRAAMPAAGSDPLAWKHSDLGIGQPRHGGVRAAPLLVPAQTPAQHL; this is translated from the exons ATGTTGGGGTTTTTGCAGCGCCCTGTAGTGGTGACGGCTGACATCAACTTGAACGTCGTGGCTCTGACTGCCGTGGGGTTACTGAGCCGACTGTGGCGACTCTCCTATCCAAGGGCTGTGGT TTTCGATGAGGTATATTATGGCCAGTACATCTCTTTCTACATGAAGCGGATCTTCTTTTTGGATGGCAGTGGACCGCCACTCGGCCACATGCTGCTGGCCTTGGGAG GTTATTTGGGAGGATTCGATGGTAACTTTTTGTGGAACAGAATTGGAGCAG AATACAGCAGCAACGTGCCCGTGTGGTCCTTGCGCCTGCTGCCGGCCCTCGCGGGGGCCCTGTCAGTGCCCATGGCCTACCAGATAGTGTGGGAGCTCCGCTTTTCTCATTGTGCCGCCATGGGAGCTGCGCTGCTGGTGCTCATCG AGAATGCTCTGATCACTCAGGCGAGGCTGATGCTCCTGGAATCGGTGCTGATATTCTTTAACCTGCTGGCCGTGTTGTCCTACCTGAAGCTCTGCAACTCCCAGAAGCACGG GCCCTTCTCTCTGAGCTGGTGGTTCTGGCTGACGCTGACGGGAGTGGCGTGCTCCTGTGCCGTGGG CATCAAATACATGGGTGTTTTCACGTACTTGCTCGTGCTGGGAGTTGCTGCCGTCCATGCCTGGCACCTGATAGGAGACCGGACTTTGTCAAAT GTCTGTGTGCTCTGTCACCTGCTTGCCCGAGCAGTGGCTCTGCTGGTCATCCCGGTCATCATGTACTTGCTCTTCTTCTATGTCCACTTGGTTCTGCTCTGCCGCTCTGGGCCCCACGACCAGATCATGTCCAGTGCTTTCCAAGCCAGCTTGGAG GGAGGGCTGGCTCGGATCacacaaggccagcccctggaggtgGCTTATGGGTCCCAGGTCACCCTGAGGAACGTCTTTGGCAAACCGGTGCCTTGCTGGCTTCATTCCCATCAGAACACCTACCCCATGAT ATACGAGAATGGCCGTGGAAGCTCCCACCAGCAGCAGGTGACCTGTTACCCCTTCAAGGATGTCAATAACTGGTGGATCGTGAAGGATCCTGGGAG GCATCAGCTGGTGGTGAACAGCCCTCCAAGACCCGTGCGGCATGGGGACATTGTGCAGCTGGTACATGGCATGACCACCCGCCTCCTCAACAC GCACGATGTCGCGGCCCCCCTGAGCCCCCACTCGCAGGAGGTCTCCTGCTACATCGACTACAACATCTCCATGCCCGCCCAGAACCTCTGGAGGCTG GACATTGTGAACAGAGAATCCAGTACAGAGGTTTGGAAGACCATCTTGTCGGAGGTTCGCTTCGTGCACGTGAACACCTCCGCCATCCTGAAG CTGAGCGGAGCGCACCTGCCTGACTGGGGGTTTCGGCAGCTGGAGGTCGTGGGGGAGAAGCTGTCCCCGGGCTACCATGAGAGCATGGTGTGGAACGTGGAGGAGCACCGCTACGGCAGAA GCCAGGAACAGAAGGAGCGGGAACTAGAGCTGCACTCACCTACTCAGATGGACCTGAGCCGAAACCTGAGCTTCATGGCCCGATTCTCGGAGCTGCAG TGGAGGATGCTGACGGTGAGGAGTGATGATTCCGAACACAAGTACAGCTCCACGCCGCTGGACTGGGTCACCCTGGACACCAACATCGCCTATTGGCTGCACCCCACCACCAGTGTAAGCCGAGCGGCCATGCCAGCTGCAG GCTCAGATCCACTTGCTTGGAAACATAGTGATCTGGGTATCGGCCAGCCTCGCCACGGTGGTGTACGCGCTGCTCCTCTGCTGGTACCTGCTCAGACGCCGGCGCAGCATCTGTGA
- the POMT1 gene encoding protein O-mannosyl-transferase 1 isoform X1 produces MLGFLQRPVVVTADINLNVVALTAVGLLSRLWRLSYPRAVVFDEVYYGQYISFYMKRIFFLDGSGPPLGHMLLALGGYLGGFDGNFLWNRIGAEYSSNVPVWSLRLLPALAGALSVPMAYQIVWELRFSHCAAMGAALLVLIENALITQARLMLLESVLIFFNLLAVLSYLKLCNSQKHGPFSLSWWFWLTLTGVACSCAVGIKYMGVFTYLLVLGVAAVHAWHLIGDRTLSNVCVLCHLLARAVALLVIPVIMYLLFFYVHLVLLCRSGPHDQIMSSAFQASLEGGLARITQGQPLEVAYGSQVTLRNVFGKPVPCWLHSHQNTYPMIYENGRGSSHQQQVTCYPFKDVNNWWIVKDPGRHQLVVNSPPRPVRHGDIVQLVHGMTTRLLNTHDVAAPLSPHSQEVSCYIDYNISMPAQNLWRLDIVNRESSTEVWKTILSEVRFVHVNTSAILKLSGAHLPDWGFRQLEVVGEKLSPGYHESMVWNVEEHRYGRSQEQKERELELHSPTQMDLSRNLSFMARFSELQWRMLTVRSDDSEHKYSSTPLDWVTLDTNIAYWLHPTTSAQIHLLGNIVIWVSASLATVVYALLLCWYLLRRRRSICDLPEDSWLRWVLAGALCAGGWAVNYLPFFLMEKTLFLYHYLPALTFQILLLPVVLQHISDHLCRSQLQRSLLSALVVAWYSCACHVFNTLRPLTYGDKSLSPGELRALRWKESWDILIRKHQ; encoded by the exons ATGTTGGGGTTTTTGCAGCGCCCTGTAGTGGTGACGGCTGACATCAACTTGAACGTCGTGGCTCTGACTGCCGTGGGGTTACTGAGCCGACTGTGGCGACTCTCCTATCCAAGGGCTGTGGT TTTCGATGAGGTATATTATGGCCAGTACATCTCTTTCTACATGAAGCGGATCTTCTTTTTGGATGGCAGTGGACCGCCACTCGGCCACATGCTGCTGGCCTTGGGAG GTTATTTGGGAGGATTCGATGGTAACTTTTTGTGGAACAGAATTGGAGCAG AATACAGCAGCAACGTGCCCGTGTGGTCCTTGCGCCTGCTGCCGGCCCTCGCGGGGGCCCTGTCAGTGCCCATGGCCTACCAGATAGTGTGGGAGCTCCGCTTTTCTCATTGTGCCGCCATGGGAGCTGCGCTGCTGGTGCTCATCG AGAATGCTCTGATCACTCAGGCGAGGCTGATGCTCCTGGAATCGGTGCTGATATTCTTTAACCTGCTGGCCGTGTTGTCCTACCTGAAGCTCTGCAACTCCCAGAAGCACGG GCCCTTCTCTCTGAGCTGGTGGTTCTGGCTGACGCTGACGGGAGTGGCGTGCTCCTGTGCCGTGGG CATCAAATACATGGGTGTTTTCACGTACTTGCTCGTGCTGGGAGTTGCTGCCGTCCATGCCTGGCACCTGATAGGAGACCGGACTTTGTCAAAT GTCTGTGTGCTCTGTCACCTGCTTGCCCGAGCAGTGGCTCTGCTGGTCATCCCGGTCATCATGTACTTGCTCTTCTTCTATGTCCACTTGGTTCTGCTCTGCCGCTCTGGGCCCCACGACCAGATCATGTCCAGTGCTTTCCAAGCCAGCTTGGAG GGAGGGCTGGCTCGGATCacacaaggccagcccctggaggtgGCTTATGGGTCCCAGGTCACCCTGAGGAACGTCTTTGGCAAACCGGTGCCTTGCTGGCTTCATTCCCATCAGAACACCTACCCCATGAT ATACGAGAATGGCCGTGGAAGCTCCCACCAGCAGCAGGTGACCTGTTACCCCTTCAAGGATGTCAATAACTGGTGGATCGTGAAGGATCCTGGGAG GCATCAGCTGGTGGTGAACAGCCCTCCAAGACCCGTGCGGCATGGGGACATTGTGCAGCTGGTACATGGCATGACCACCCGCCTCCTCAACAC GCACGATGTCGCGGCCCCCCTGAGCCCCCACTCGCAGGAGGTCTCCTGCTACATCGACTACAACATCTCCATGCCCGCCCAGAACCTCTGGAGGCTG GACATTGTGAACAGAGAATCCAGTACAGAGGTTTGGAAGACCATCTTGTCGGAGGTTCGCTTCGTGCACGTGAACACCTCCGCCATCCTGAAG CTGAGCGGAGCGCACCTGCCTGACTGGGGGTTTCGGCAGCTGGAGGTCGTGGGGGAGAAGCTGTCCCCGGGCTACCATGAGAGCATGGTGTGGAACGTGGAGGAGCACCGCTACGGCAGAA GCCAGGAACAGAAGGAGCGGGAACTAGAGCTGCACTCACCTACTCAGATGGACCTGAGCCGAAACCTGAGCTTCATGGCCCGATTCTCGGAGCTGCAG TGGAGGATGCTGACGGTGAGGAGTGATGATTCCGAACACAAGTACAGCTCCACGCCGCTGGACTGGGTCACCCTGGACACCAACATCGCCTATTGGCTGCACCCCACCACCAGT GCTCAGATCCACTTGCTTGGAAACATAGTGATCTGGGTATCGGCCAGCCTCGCCACGGTGGTGTACGCGCTGCTCCTCTGCTGGTACCTGCTCAGACGCCGGCGCAGCATCTGTGACCTCCCCGAGG ATTCCTGGCTGCGCTGGGTGCTGGCCGGGGCCCTGTGTGCCGGCGGCTGGGCCGTGAACTacctccccttcttcctgatGGAGAAGACGCTCTTCCTGTACCACTACCTGCCCGCGCTCACCTTCCAGATCCTCCTGCTCCCCGTGGTTCTGCAGCACATCAGCGACCACCTGTGCAG GTCCCAGCTCCAGAGGAGCCTCCTCAGTGCCCTAGTGGTGGCGTGGTACTCCTGCGCCTGCCACGTGTTCAACACACTGCGCCCACTGACCTATGGGGACAAGTCGCTCTCACCTGGCGAACTCAGGGCACTTCGCTGGAAAGAGAGCTGGGACATCTTGATCCGAAAACACCAGTAG
- the POMT1 gene encoding protein O-mannosyl-transferase 1 isoform X2 — protein MKRIFFLDGSGPPLGHMLLALGGYLGGFDGNFLWNRIGAEYSSNVPVWSLRLLPALAGALSVPMAYQIVWELRFSHCAAMGAALLVLIENALITQARLMLLESVLIFFNLLAVLSYLKLCNSQKHGPFSLSWWFWLTLTGVACSCAVGIKYMGVFTYLLVLGVAAVHAWHLIGDRTLSNVCVLCHLLARAVALLVIPVIMYLLFFYVHLVLLCRSGPHDQIMSSAFQASLEGGLARITQGQPLEVAYGSQVTLRNVFGKPVPCWLHSHQNTYPMIYENGRGSSHQQQVTCYPFKDVNNWWIVKDPGRHQLVVNSPPRPVRHGDIVQLVHGMTTRLLNTHDVAAPLSPHSQEVSCYIDYNISMPAQNLWRLDIVNRESSTEVWKTILSEVRFVHVNTSAILKLSGAHLPDWGFRQLEVVGEKLSPGYHESMVWNVEEHRYGRSQEQKERELELHSPTQMDLSRNLSFMARFSELQWRMLTVRSDDSEHKYSSTPLDWVTLDTNIAYWLHPTTSAQIHLLGNIVIWVSASLATVVYALLLCWYLLRRRRSICDLPEDSWLRWVLAGALCAGGWAVNYLPFFLMEKTLFLYHYLPALTFQILLLPVVLQHISDHLCRSQLQRSLLSALVVAWYSCACHVFNTLRPLTYGDKSLSPGELRALRWKESWDILIRKHQ, from the exons ATGAAGCGGATCTTCTTTTTGGATGGCAGTGGACCGCCACTCGGCCACATGCTGCTGGCCTTGGGAG GTTATTTGGGAGGATTCGATGGTAACTTTTTGTGGAACAGAATTGGAGCAG AATACAGCAGCAACGTGCCCGTGTGGTCCTTGCGCCTGCTGCCGGCCCTCGCGGGGGCCCTGTCAGTGCCCATGGCCTACCAGATAGTGTGGGAGCTCCGCTTTTCTCATTGTGCCGCCATGGGAGCTGCGCTGCTGGTGCTCATCG AGAATGCTCTGATCACTCAGGCGAGGCTGATGCTCCTGGAATCGGTGCTGATATTCTTTAACCTGCTGGCCGTGTTGTCCTACCTGAAGCTCTGCAACTCCCAGAAGCACGG GCCCTTCTCTCTGAGCTGGTGGTTCTGGCTGACGCTGACGGGAGTGGCGTGCTCCTGTGCCGTGGG CATCAAATACATGGGTGTTTTCACGTACTTGCTCGTGCTGGGAGTTGCTGCCGTCCATGCCTGGCACCTGATAGGAGACCGGACTTTGTCAAAT GTCTGTGTGCTCTGTCACCTGCTTGCCCGAGCAGTGGCTCTGCTGGTCATCCCGGTCATCATGTACTTGCTCTTCTTCTATGTCCACTTGGTTCTGCTCTGCCGCTCTGGGCCCCACGACCAGATCATGTCCAGTGCTTTCCAAGCCAGCTTGGAG GGAGGGCTGGCTCGGATCacacaaggccagcccctggaggtgGCTTATGGGTCCCAGGTCACCCTGAGGAACGTCTTTGGCAAACCGGTGCCTTGCTGGCTTCATTCCCATCAGAACACCTACCCCATGAT ATACGAGAATGGCCGTGGAAGCTCCCACCAGCAGCAGGTGACCTGTTACCCCTTCAAGGATGTCAATAACTGGTGGATCGTGAAGGATCCTGGGAG GCATCAGCTGGTGGTGAACAGCCCTCCAAGACCCGTGCGGCATGGGGACATTGTGCAGCTGGTACATGGCATGACCACCCGCCTCCTCAACAC GCACGATGTCGCGGCCCCCCTGAGCCCCCACTCGCAGGAGGTCTCCTGCTACATCGACTACAACATCTCCATGCCCGCCCAGAACCTCTGGAGGCTG GACATTGTGAACAGAGAATCCAGTACAGAGGTTTGGAAGACCATCTTGTCGGAGGTTCGCTTCGTGCACGTGAACACCTCCGCCATCCTGAAG CTGAGCGGAGCGCACCTGCCTGACTGGGGGTTTCGGCAGCTGGAGGTCGTGGGGGAGAAGCTGTCCCCGGGCTACCATGAGAGCATGGTGTGGAACGTGGAGGAGCACCGCTACGGCAGAA GCCAGGAACAGAAGGAGCGGGAACTAGAGCTGCACTCACCTACTCAGATGGACCTGAGCCGAAACCTGAGCTTCATGGCCCGATTCTCGGAGCTGCAG TGGAGGATGCTGACGGTGAGGAGTGATGATTCCGAACACAAGTACAGCTCCACGCCGCTGGACTGGGTCACCCTGGACACCAACATCGCCTATTGGCTGCACCCCACCACCAGT GCTCAGATCCACTTGCTTGGAAACATAGTGATCTGGGTATCGGCCAGCCTCGCCACGGTGGTGTACGCGCTGCTCCTCTGCTGGTACCTGCTCAGACGCCGGCGCAGCATCTGTGACCTCCCCGAGG ATTCCTGGCTGCGCTGGGTGCTGGCCGGGGCCCTGTGTGCCGGCGGCTGGGCCGTGAACTacctccccttcttcctgatGGAGAAGACGCTCTTCCTGTACCACTACCTGCCCGCGCTCACCTTCCAGATCCTCCTGCTCCCCGTGGTTCTGCAGCACATCAGCGACCACCTGTGCAG GTCCCAGCTCCAGAGGAGCCTCCTCAGTGCCCTAGTGGTGGCGTGGTACTCCTGCGCCTGCCACGTGTTCAACACACTGCGCCCACTGACCTATGGGGACAAGTCGCTCTCACCTGGCGAACTCAGGGCACTTCGCTGGAAAGAGAGCTGGGACATCTTGATCCGAAAACACCAGTAG
- the UCK1 gene encoding uridine-cytidine kinase 1, whose product MASAGGGDCEGAAPETDRPHQRPFLIGVSGGTASGKSTVCEKIMELLGQNEVDHRQRKLVILSQDSFYKVLTPEQKAKALKGQYNFDHPDAFDNDLMHRTLKNIVEGRTVEVPTYDFVTHSRLPETTVVYPADVVLFEGILVFYSQEIRDMFHLRLFVDTDSDVRLSRRVLRDVHRGRDLEQILTQYTTFVKPAFEEFCLPTKKYADVIIPRGVDNMVAINLIVQHIQDILNGDICKWHRGASNGRSYKRTFPEPGAHPGVLSSGKRSHLESSSRPH is encoded by the exons GACCGTCCTCACCAGCGGCCCTTCCTAATCGGGGTGAGCGGCGGCACGGCGAGCGGAAAG TCAACTGTGTGTGAGAAGATCATGGAGCTGCTGGGACAGAACGAAGTGGACCACCGCCAGCGGAAGTTGGTTATCCTGAGCCAAGACAGCTTCTATAAGGTTCTGACCCCAGAACAGAAGGCCAAGGCCTTGAAGGGACAGTACAATTTTGATCACCCAG ATGCTTTTGATAATGATTTGATGCACAGGACTCTGAAAAACATTGTGGAGGGGAGAACTGTCGAGGTCCCAACCTATGATTTTGTGACCCACTCGAG GCTGCCGGAGACCACCGTGGTTTACCCTGCAGACGTGGTCCTGTTTGAGGGCATCTTGGTGTTCTACAGCCAGGAGATCCGGGACATGTTCCACCTGCGCCTCTTTGTGGACACTGACTCCGATGTCAGGCTGTCGAGAAGAG TGCTCCGAGATGTGCACCGCGGGCGGGACCTGGAGCAGATTCTGACCCAGTACACCACCTTTGTGAAGCCAGCCTTCGAGGAGTTCTGCCTCCCG ACGAAGAAGTATGCCGACGTGATAATCCCGCGAGGGGTTGACAATATGG TTGCCATCAACCTGATTGTGCAGCACATCCAGGACATCCTGAACGGTGACATCTGCAAATGGCACCGCGGAGCATCCAATGGGCGGAGCTACAAGAGGACCTTTCCGGAGCCTGGGGCCCACCCAGGGGTGCTGAGCTCTGGCAAGCGCTCACACTTGGAGTCCAGCAGCAGGCCCCACTGA